In Euphorbia lathyris chromosome 10, ddEupLath1.1, whole genome shotgun sequence, a single genomic region encodes these proteins:
- the LOC136208962 gene encoding protein BASIC PENTACYSTEINE2-like isoform X1 has translation MDDDTLNMRNWGYYEPNFKGHLGLQLMSSMADRDTKHFLPGRDPNNIMVGATGAFHPRDCVVSDAPVPLNYMRESWMSQREKILNMLPPSPNYAVLPETSTAHPLQVLQPPTSSRDERVGRVDEQPSVNKEGSQLKKRQSGGAPKTPKAKKPRKPKDNSNNAVQRVKPAKKSMDVVINGIDMDISGIPIPVCSCTGAPQQCYRWGCGGWQSACCTTNVSMYPLPMSTKRRGARIAGRKMSQGAFKKVLEKLAAEGYNFANPIDLRTHWAKHGTNKFVTIR, from the coding sequence ATGGATGACGATACATTGAACATGCGCAATTGGGGCTATTATGAGCCAAACTTTAAGGGACATCTTGGTCTGCAGCTCATGTCGAGCATGGCAGACCGGGACACAAAACATTTCCTACCTGGGCGTGATCCTAATAACATCATGGTTGGTGCAACTGGAGCTTTTCACCCTCGTGATTGTGTGGTTTCAGATGCCCCTGTTCCGTTGAACTATATGAGAGAGAGTTGGATGAGCCAGAGGGAGAAGATTTTGAATATGCTACCACCTAGTCCTAATTATGCTGTTCTCCCTGAGACATCAACAGCTCATCCATTGCAAGTTCTGCAGCCACCCACATCATCAAGGGATGAGAGGGTGGGTAGGGTTGATGAGCAGCCAAGCGTAAACAAGGAAGGTAGTCAGTTGAAGAAAAGACAAAGTGGGGGTGCCCCAAAAACTCCAAAGGCTAAAAAACCTAGAAAGCCGAAAGATAATAGTAACAATGCAGTTCAGCGAGTTAAGCCAGCAAAAAAAAGTATGGATGTTGTCATAAATGGTATTGATATGGACATTTCTGGTATACCTATTCCAGTCTGCTCATGTACTGGAGCTCCTCAGCAGTGCTATCGATGGGGCTGTGGTGGATGGCAGTCAGCTTGTTGCACCACCAATGTGTCCATGTATCCCCTGCCGATGAGCACTAAAAGGCGCGGGGCAAGGATAGCTGGAAGGAAAATGAGCCAGGGTGCATTTAAGAAGGTATTGGAGAAACTTGCTGCTGAAGGGTATAACTTTGCTAACCCAATTGATTTGAGGACTCACTGGGCAAAACATGGTACCAACAAGTTTGTCACAATCAGGTAG
- the LOC136208962 gene encoding protein BASIC PENTACYSTEINE2-like isoform X3 produces the protein MDDDTLNMRNWGYYEPNFKGHLGLQLMSSMADRDTKHFLPGRDPNNIMVGATGAFHPRDCVVSDAPVPLNYMRESWMSQREKILNMLPPSPNYAVLPETSTAHPLQVLQPPTSSRDERVGRVDEQPSVNKEGSQLKKRQSGGAPKTPKAKKPRKPKDNSNNAVQRVKPAKKSMDVVINGIDMDISGIPIPVCSCTGAPQQCYRWGCGGWQSACCTTNVSMYPLPMSTKRRGARIAGRKMSQGAFKKVLEKLAAEGYNFANPIDLRTHWAKHGTNKFVTIR, from the exons ATGGATGACGATACATTGAACATGCGCAATTGGGGCTATTATGAGCCAAACTTTAAGGGACATCTTGGTCTGCAGCTCATGTCGAGCATGGCAGACCGGGACACAAAACATTTCCTACCTGGGCGTGATCCTAATAACATCATGGTTGGTGCAACTGGAGCTTTTCACCCTCGTGATTGTGTGGTTTCAGATGCCCCTGTTCCGTTGAACTATATGAGAGAGAGTTGGATGAGCCAGAGGGAGAAGATTTTGAATATGCTACCACCTAGTCCTAATTATGCTGTTCTCCCTGAGACATCAACAGCTCATCCATTGCAAGTTCTGCAGCCACCCACATCATCAAGGGATGAGAGGGTGGGTAGGGTTGATGAGCAGCCAAGCGTAAACAAGGAAGGTAGTCAGTTGAAGAAAAGACAAAGTGGGGGTGCCCCAAAAACTCCAAAGGCTAAAAAACCTAGAAAGCCGAAAGATAATAGTAACAATGCAGTTCAGCGAGTTAAGCCAGCAAAAAAAAGTATGGATGTTGTCATAAATGGTATTGATATGGACATTTCTGGTATACCTATTCCAGTCTGCTCATGTACTGGAGCTCCTCAGCAGTGCTATCGATGGGGCTGTGGTGGATGGCAGTCAGCTTGTTGCACCACCAATGTGTCCATGTATCCCCTGCCGATGAGCACTAAAAGGCGCGGGGCAAGGATAGCTGGAAGGAAAATGAGCCAGGGTGCATTTAAGAAGGTATTGGAGAAACTTGCTGCTGAAGGGTATAACTTTGCTAACCCAATTGATTTGAGGACTCACTGGGCAAAACATGGTACCAACAAGTTTGTCACAATCAG ATGA
- the LOC136208962 gene encoding protein BASIC PENTACYSTEINE2-like isoform X2: MDDDTLNMRNWGYYEPNFKGHLGLQLMSSMADRDTKHFLPGRDPNNIMVGATGAFHPRDCVVSDAPVPLNYMRESWMSQREKILNMLPPSPNYAVLPETSTAHPLQVLQPPTSSRDERVGRVDEQPSVNKEGSQLKKRQSGGAPKTPKAKKPRKPKDNSNNAVQRVKPAKKSMDVVINGIDMDISGIPIPVCSCTGAPQQCYRWGCGGWQSACCTTNVSMYPLPMSTKRRGARIAGRKMSQGAFKKVLEKLAAEGYNFANPIDLRTHWAKHGTNKFVTIR, from the exons ATGGATGACGATACATTGAACATGCGCAATTGGGGCTATTATGAGCCAAACTTTAAGGGACATCTTGGTCTGCAGCTCATGTCGAGCATGGCAGACCGGGACACAAAACATTTCCTACCTGGGCGTGATCCTAATAACATCATGGTTGGTGCAACTGGAGCTTTTCACCCTCGTGATTGTGTGGTTTCAGATGCCCCTGTTCCGTTGAACTATATGAGAGAGAGTTGGATGAGCCAGAGGGAGAAGATTTTGAATATGCTACCACCTAGTCCTAATTATGCTGTTCTCCCTGAGACATCAACAGCTCATCCATTGCAAGTTCTGCAGCCACCCACATCATCAAGGGATGAGAGGGTGGGTAGGGTTGATGAGCAGCCAAGCGTAAACAAGGAAGGTAGTCAGTTGAAGAAAAGACAAAGTGGGGGTGCCCCAAAAACTCCAAAGGCTAAAAAACCTAGAAAGCCGAAAGATAATAGTAACAATGCAGTTCAGCGAGTTAAGCCAGCAAAAAAAAGTATGGATGTTGTCATAAATGGTATTGATATGGACATTTCTGGTATACCTATTCCAGTCTGCTCATGTACTGGAGCTCCTCAGCAGTGCTATCGATGGGGCTGTGGTGGATGGCAGTCAGCTTGTTGCACCACCAATGTGTCCATGTATCCCCTGCCGATGAGCACTAAAAGGCGCGGGGCAAGGATAGCTGGAAGGAAAATGAGCCAGGGTGCATTTAAGAAGGTATTGGAGAAACTTGCTGCTGAAGGGTATAACTTTGCTAACCCAATTGATTTGAGGACTCACTGGGCAAAACATGGTACCAACAAGTTTGTCACAATCAG GTAA